The Lentzea guizhouensis genome contains a region encoding:
- a CDS encoding nuclear transport factor 2 family protein, with translation MSLVPPFDADTARQKVQAAQDAWNTRDPHRVARAYTPDSVWRNRSEFVRGTDEIVAFLTRKWEREHEYVLRKSLWAFGDDRIAVRFQYEWHDDEGQWWRSYGNENWEFAPSGLMARREASINDVRIAVADRRIDPLSTYEIPTE, from the coding sequence GTGAGCCTCGTGCCACCGTTCGACGCCGACACCGCCCGTCAGAAGGTGCAGGCCGCGCAGGACGCCTGGAACACCCGCGACCCCCACCGCGTAGCGCGCGCCTACACACCGGACTCGGTGTGGCGCAACCGGTCCGAGTTCGTTCGCGGCACCGACGAGATCGTGGCGTTCCTGACCCGCAAGTGGGAGCGCGAGCACGAGTATGTGCTGCGCAAGTCGCTGTGGGCGTTCGGCGACGACCGAATCGCCGTGCGGTTCCAGTACGAGTGGCACGACGACGAGGGCCAGTGGTGGCGCAGCTACGGCAACGAGAACTGGGAGTTCGCGCCGTCCGGTCTGATGGCGCGGCGCGAGGCGAGCATCAACGACGTGCGGATCGCCGTCGCGGACCGGCGCATCGACCCCTTGTCGACCTACGAGATCCCGACGGAGTAG
- the icmF gene encoding fused isobutyryl-CoA mutase/GTPase IcmF: MPSSGTSPAPALHKPVNPVRFVTASSLFDGHDAAINIMRRILQSQGAEVIHLGHNRSVAEVVNAAIQEDAQGIAISAYQGGHVEYFSYLVELLNERGAGHIRVYGGGGGVIVPEEIELLHSRGVARIFSPQDGQTLGLARMINLMIEECDHALTGPFSHDALLTGADDALARAITHIEAGTAEPLETTRKVPVLGITGTGGSGKSSLTDELVRRFRLDQQDKLRIAVLAVDPTRRRGGGALLGDRIRMNCLDGNRIFFRSLATRRAGSELPDGLEQAIVACKASGADLVIVETPGIGQGDAAIVPFVDFSLYVMTPEFGAASQLEKIDMLDYADAVAINKFERRGAEDARRDVARQMVRNREAFGAKWEDMPVYGTSAATFNDDGVTALYQFLRDGLVEHGLHVEEGALAPVSGKTSTSASTVVPASRARYLSDIADTVRGYHRKTDEQVAAVRAHTQLTAARKALETAGKAVSDIAELASDAERKVDRDTADLLSGWERTREQYSGDELVFTVRDKEIHTRLTRETLSGNQVRRVSLPRHDDEGSLLRFLRKENLPGFFPYTAGVFPFKREGEDPARMFAGEGDAFRTNRRFKYLSKGNPATRLSTAFDSVTLYGRDPDTPPDVYGKIGTSGVSIASLDDMKALYDGFDLVAPTTSVSMTINGPAPTILAYFLNTVIDQQVDRFKAEHDREPSAEEYATLRAFALANVRGTVQADILKEDQGQNTCIFSTEFSLRMMADIQEWFIQQQVRNFYSVSISGYHIAEAGANPISQLAFTLANGFTYVESYLARGMNIDDFAPNLSFFFSNGMDAEYSVIGRVARRIWAVAMRDRYGAAERSQKFKYHVQTSGRSLHAQEMDFNDIRTTLQALCALYDNCNSLHTNAYDEAITTPTESSVRRAMAIQMIINKEWGLSANENPLQGSFVIDELTDLVEEAVLMEFDRISERGGVLGAMETGYQRGRIQDESMLYEQRKHDGSLPLIGVNTFLPEDGTREVVKIELARATEEEKESQVERTRAYQAAHRDEAQKALARLREVAQTNENVFAVLMDAARVCTLGQITEAFFEVGGQYRRNI, encoded by the coding sequence ATGCCGTCTTCTGGGACGTCCCCCGCGCCCGCGTTGCACAAGCCGGTCAACCCGGTGCGCTTCGTGACCGCGTCCAGCCTCTTCGACGGCCACGACGCGGCCATCAACATCATGCGACGCATCCTGCAGTCGCAGGGTGCGGAGGTCATCCACCTCGGGCACAACCGGTCGGTGGCGGAGGTCGTGAACGCGGCGATCCAGGAGGACGCGCAGGGCATCGCCATCAGCGCCTACCAGGGCGGGCACGTCGAGTACTTCTCGTACCTGGTCGAGCTGCTGAACGAGCGCGGCGCCGGGCACATCCGGGTCTACGGCGGCGGTGGCGGCGTCATCGTGCCCGAGGAGATCGAGCTGCTGCACTCCCGCGGGGTCGCGCGGATCTTCTCGCCGCAGGACGGGCAGACGCTCGGGCTCGCCCGCATGATCAACCTGATGATCGAGGAGTGCGACCACGCGCTGACCGGTCCGTTCAGCCACGACGCGTTGCTGACCGGCGCGGACGACGCGCTGGCGCGGGCGATCACGCATATCGAGGCCGGCACGGCCGAGCCCTTGGAAACCACCCGCAAGGTGCCGGTGCTCGGCATCACGGGCACCGGTGGTTCCGGCAAGTCCTCGCTGACCGACGAGCTGGTGCGCCGGTTCCGCCTCGACCAGCAGGACAAGCTGCGCATCGCCGTGCTCGCGGTCGACCCGACCCGGCGCCGTGGCGGTGGCGCGCTGCTCGGCGACCGGATCCGGATGAACTGCCTGGATGGCAACAGGATCTTCTTCCGCTCGCTCGCCACGCGCCGTGCGGGCAGCGAGCTCCCGGACGGCCTGGAGCAGGCCATCGTGGCGTGCAAGGCCTCTGGCGCCGACCTGGTCATCGTCGAGACGCCCGGTATCGGTCAGGGTGACGCGGCGATCGTGCCGTTCGTGGACTTCTCGCTGTACGTGATGACGCCGGAGTTCGGTGCCGCGTCGCAGCTGGAGAAGATCGACATGCTCGACTACGCGGACGCCGTGGCGATCAACAAGTTCGAGCGCCGCGGTGCCGAGGACGCGCGCAGGGACGTGGCGCGGCAGATGGTGCGCAACCGCGAGGCGTTCGGGGCGAAGTGGGAGGACATGCCGGTGTACGGCACGTCTGCCGCGACGTTCAACGACGACGGCGTCACGGCGCTCTACCAGTTCCTGCGCGACGGCCTCGTGGAACACGGACTGCACGTCGAGGAAGGCGCGCTCGCACCGGTCTCCGGCAAGACGTCGACCAGTGCCTCGACGGTCGTGCCGGCGTCTCGTGCGCGCTACCTCTCCGACATCGCCGACACCGTGCGCGGCTACCACCGCAAGACCGACGAGCAGGTCGCCGCGGTCCGCGCGCACACCCAGCTCACCGCCGCGCGGAAGGCGTTGGAGACAGCCGGGAAGGCCGTGTCCGACATCGCCGAGCTCGCCTCCGACGCCGAGCGGAAGGTCGACCGCGACACGGCGGACCTGCTGAGCGGCTGGGAGCGGACGCGTGAGCAGTACAGCGGTGACGAGCTCGTGTTCACGGTGCGGGACAAGGAGATCCACACCAGGCTGACGCGGGAGACGTTGTCCGGCAACCAGGTCCGCCGGGTCAGCCTGCCCCGCCACGACGACGAGGGCTCGCTGCTGAGGTTCCTGCGCAAGGAGAACCTGCCGGGCTTCTTCCCGTACACCGCGGGCGTCTTCCCGTTCAAGCGCGAGGGCGAGGACCCGGCCCGCATGTTCGCGGGCGAGGGGGACGCGTTCCGCACCAACCGCCGCTTCAAGTACCTGTCGAAGGGCAACCCGGCCACCCGCCTGTCGACCGCGTTCGACTCGGTGACGCTCTACGGCCGCGACCCCGACACCCCGCCGGACGTCTACGGCAAGATCGGCACCTCCGGCGTCTCCATCGCGTCGCTGGACGACATGAAGGCGCTCTACGACGGCTTCGACCTGGTCGCGCCGACGACGTCGGTGTCGATGACGATCAACGGCCCGGCGCCGACGATCCTCGCGTACTTCCTGAACACGGTGATCGACCAGCAGGTCGACAGGTTCAAGGCGGAGCACGACCGCGAGCCGTCCGCGGAGGAGTACGCGACGCTGCGGGCCTTCGCGCTGGCCAACGTCCGCGGCACCGTGCAGGCCGACATCCTCAAGGAGGACCAGGGCCAGAACACCTGCATCTTCTCCACGGAGTTCTCGCTGCGCATGATGGCGGACATCCAGGAGTGGTTCATCCAGCAGCAGGTGCGCAACTTCTACTCGGTGTCGATCTCGGGCTACCACATCGCCGAGGCCGGGGCGAACCCCATCAGCCAGCTCGCGTTCACGCTCGCCAACGGGTTCACCTACGTCGAGTCGTACCTCGCGCGCGGCATGAACATCGACGACTTCGCGCCGAACCTGTCGTTCTTCTTCTCCAACGGCATGGACGCCGAGTACAGCGTCATCGGCCGCGTGGCGCGGAGGATCTGGGCCGTGGCCATGCGCGACCGCTACGGCGCCGCGGAACGGTCGCAGAAGTTCAAGTACCACGTGCAGACCTCGGGCCGCTCGCTGCACGCGCAGGAGATGGACTTCAACGACATCCGCACCACGCTGCAGGCCCTGTGTGCGCTGTACGACAACTGCAACTCCTTGCACACCAACGCCTACGACGAGGCCATCACCACCCCGACCGAGTCGTCCGTGCGCCGTGCGATGGCCATCCAGATGATCATCAACAAGGAGTGGGGCCTGTCCGCGAACGAGAACCCGCTGCAGGGCTCGTTCGTCATCGACGAGCTGACCGACCTCGTCGAAGAGGCCGTGCTGATGGAGTTCGACCGCATCTCCGAACGCGGCGGCGTCCTCGGCGCGATGGAGACCGGCTACCAGCGCGGCCGCATCCAGGACGAGTCGATGCTCTACGAACAGCGCAAGCACGACGGCTCGCTGCCGTTGATCGGCGTCAACACCTTCCTGCCGGAGGACGGCACCCGCGAGGTCGTGAAGATCGAGCTCGCGCGCGCCACCGAGGAGGAGAAGGAGTCGCAGGTCGAGCGGACCCGCGCGTACCAGGCGGCGCACCGCGACGAGGCCCAGAAGGCGCTGGCCCGGCTGCGGGAGGTCGCGCAGACCAACGAGAACGTGTTCGCCGTGCTGATGGACGCGGCACGGGTGTGCACGCTCGGGCAGATCACCGAGGCGTTCTTCGAGGTGGGCGGGCAGTACCGGCGCAACATCTAG
- a CDS encoding NAD(P)-dependent oxidoreductase, translating into MLVNLTSDTPDRARVKAAWLAERGAVPITGGVQVPPPAIGTPDATTYYSGPAAAIEAHRQTLEVLTGIDHLGEDHGLAPLYYQIGIDMFWTALAGYLHGQAVAQANGISAREFLPHAVKTMDLKYFLEFYAPRITAGNHGGDVDRVSMGAASVEHVLRTTEAAGVDPTLPAAVLEVFRRGVAAGHGQDSLTSLIGVMTRR; encoded by the coding sequence GTGCTGGTGAACCTCACGTCCGACACGCCGGACCGGGCCCGGGTGAAGGCCGCGTGGCTGGCCGAACGGGGAGCCGTGCCGATCACGGGCGGGGTGCAGGTGCCGCCGCCCGCCATCGGCACACCGGACGCGACGACGTACTACAGCGGTCCCGCGGCGGCGATCGAGGCGCACCGGCAGACCCTTGAGGTGCTGACCGGGATCGACCACCTCGGCGAGGACCACGGCCTGGCACCGCTGTACTACCAGATCGGGATCGACATGTTCTGGACGGCGCTGGCCGGCTACCTGCACGGTCAGGCGGTCGCGCAGGCCAACGGGATCTCGGCGCGGGAGTTCCTGCCGCACGCGGTGAAGACCATGGACCTCAAGTACTTCCTGGAGTTCTACGCGCCGCGCATCACCGCGGGGAACCACGGGGGTGACGTCGACCGGGTGTCGATGGGCGCCGCGAGCGTCGAGCACGTGCTGCGCACCACCGAGGCGGCGGGCGTGGACCCGACGTTGCCCGCCGCCGTGCTGGAGGTCTTCCGCCGCGGTGTCGCCGCCGGGCACGGCCAGGACAGCCTCACGAGCCTGATCGGCGTGATGACGCGACGGTGA
- a CDS encoding polyprenyl synthetase family protein, which translates to MTSTDVVAPPRSTQEVLAWCRSVVEAPLTAAVATLPEETREVVDHHLARHDFLVSALALLAAQALGGADEAVEVAVAVELAQAHDQLHADLMTRAVSRDHQPSAWVEFGDNRVVSAAEALLSLAFARSTKSQAMALNVALLSVVDGYVQEIEMEERTGAVELSEHLGVAAAKHASLPACACELGALAAGATRTQADHLRDFGDDIGLARRHVDDVLAIWGGPALSGRPLYDDLAHDRRTLPVAAALAAGATLTGSPAEQARGAGGRWPQVV; encoded by the coding sequence ATGACGAGCACCGACGTGGTCGCGCCGCCGCGGTCCACCCAGGAAGTGCTGGCCTGGTGCCGGTCCGTGGTCGAGGCGCCGCTGACGGCCGCGGTCGCGACGCTGCCGGAGGAGACCCGCGAGGTCGTCGACCACCACCTGGCACGACACGACTTCCTCGTCTCCGCCCTGGCCCTGCTCGCCGCGCAGGCCCTCGGCGGTGCGGACGAAGCGGTCGAGGTGGCCGTGGCGGTGGAGCTCGCGCAGGCGCACGACCAGCTGCACGCCGACCTGATGACCCGCGCGGTCAGCCGCGACCACCAGCCGAGCGCGTGGGTGGAGTTCGGCGACAACCGGGTCGTCTCCGCGGCAGAGGCCCTCCTGTCCCTGGCTTTCGCGCGTTCGACCAAGTCCCAGGCGATGGCGCTCAACGTCGCACTGCTGTCCGTTGTGGACGGTTACGTGCAGGAGATCGAGATGGAGGAGCGCACCGGCGCCGTCGAGCTGTCCGAGCACCTGGGCGTCGCGGCGGCCAAACACGCGTCGCTGCCGGCCTGCGCCTGTGAGCTCGGTGCACTGGCCGCCGGCGCGACCAGGACCCAGGCCGACCACCTCAGGGACTTCGGCGACGACATCGGCCTGGCCCGCAGGCACGTCGACGACGTCCTGGCGATCTGGGGCGGCCCAGCGCTGTCCGGCCGCCCGCTGTACGACGACCTCGCCCACGACCGCCGCACCTTGCCGGTGGCCGCCGCACTCGCCGCCGGCGCCACGCTGACCGGCAGTCCGGCCGAGCAGGCCCGCGGTGCAGGAGGCCGGTGGCCGCAGGTGGTGTGA
- a CDS encoding MOSC domain-containing protein translates to MYVKALWRYPVKSLGGEELRQATFTSDGVEGDRLVHVQGPRGVLTGRTRYGLLTIPATTGPDGPLVDGHPWDSRQAHEKVLPFGGRLTAYTGPERFDVLNVLVATDGQVAAAGVDVRRLRPTILIGGVEAGEEETWPGHALVVGDVVIGMYQQRARCVVTTIDPDTGAQDLDVHRRIRNEFGGVLCLDSWVVRPGVVDVGDAVELVPTDELPNRVGGWIVGRPYAV, encoded by the coding sequence ATGTACGTCAAGGCGTTGTGGCGATACCCGGTGAAGTCGCTGGGTGGCGAGGAGCTCCGGCAGGCCACCTTCACCTCCGACGGCGTGGAGGGCGACCGGCTCGTGCACGTGCAGGGCCCGCGCGGGGTTCTGACCGGCCGCACCCGGTACGGCCTGCTGACGATCCCGGCGACCACGGGCCCTGATGGCCCGCTGGTCGACGGACATCCCTGGGACAGCCGGCAGGCCCACGAGAAGGTGCTCCCGTTCGGCGGCCGGCTGACCGCGTACACCGGGCCGGAGCGGTTCGACGTGCTCAACGTGCTGGTCGCCACGGACGGTCAGGTGGCGGCGGCCGGGGTGGACGTGCGGCGGCTGCGGCCCACCATCCTGATCGGCGGCGTCGAGGCCGGTGAGGAGGAGACCTGGCCGGGGCACGCGCTCGTGGTCGGTGACGTGGTGATCGGGATGTACCAGCAGCGGGCGCGGTGCGTGGTCACGACGATCGACCCGGACACCGGGGCGCAGGACCTGGACGTGCACCGGCGGATCCGGAACGAGTTCGGCGGCGTGCTGTGCCTCGACAGCTGGGTGGTGCGGCCGGGTGTGGTGGACGTGGGTGACGCGGTGGAGCTGGTGCCGACCGACGAGCTGCCCAACCGGGTGGGAGGGTGGATCGTCGGCCGGCCCTATGCCGTGTGA
- a CDS encoding TetR/AcrR family transcriptional regulator — protein sequence MGTRHDIGTRERIVRTTSRLLQRQGYEATGLKQICQEAEVVLGSVYHFFPGGKRELGVEAVGHGEREFAEFLRDAFAADDDPAEAVVALCRRLAADLRDSDWLDGCPVTTVALESAGREPELQQAAEQAYENWRGQVRAALERAGFGADAADLAHTVINLLEGAELAAQVSRSTAPLEIAGRHLALLMSAYRTSARTRRRTWSRT from the coding sequence ATGGGCACTCGGCACGACATCGGCACCAGGGAGCGGATCGTCCGCACGACCTCGCGCCTGCTGCAGCGGCAGGGCTACGAGGCGACCGGGCTCAAGCAGATCTGCCAGGAGGCCGAGGTCGTGCTGGGCTCCGTCTACCACTTCTTCCCCGGCGGCAAGCGGGAGCTCGGGGTCGAGGCGGTCGGTCACGGCGAGCGCGAGTTCGCCGAGTTCCTGCGTGACGCGTTCGCCGCCGACGACGACCCGGCCGAGGCGGTCGTCGCCCTCTGCCGCCGGCTCGCCGCGGACCTGCGCGACTCCGACTGGCTCGACGGCTGCCCGGTCACCACCGTGGCACTGGAGAGCGCGGGCCGGGAGCCCGAGCTGCAGCAGGCGGCCGAGCAGGCGTATGAGAACTGGCGCGGGCAGGTGCGGGCGGCGCTGGAACGCGCCGGGTTCGGCGCGGATGCCGCCGACCTCGCCCACACCGTGATCAACCTGCTGGAGGGGGCCGAGCTGGCGGCGCAGGTCTCGCGGAGCACCGCGCCGCTGGAGATCGCCGGACGGCATCTCGCCTTGTTGATGAGCGCCTACCGGACCAGCGCCCGGACCAGGCGCCGGACGTGGAGCAGGACCTGA
- a CDS encoding helix-turn-helix transcriptional regulator has protein sequence MTVRWTTQRLASGPWTSPSPRWPTCGPAPSWNGRSPRNAPATPSPASPSRCAGAARRDVRLDLGTPGAEEGADRVVPTEVASTAAAVVRSTVHAMLDEQRGVHRVHIGWKVVATVLKATVRDDGPGTLSCGALDERRVPERLGPLGGTVEVDAVPGWGTTVTVEVPLGPPETPREDPLTVLGARELEVLAQLARGRRNRDIAAELHISESTVKFHVANILEKLGVGSRGEAAALAHEWGAAR, from the coding sequence GTGACCGTGCGGTGGACGACGCAGCGGCTCGCGAGCGGGCCGTGGACCTCGCCGTCTCCGCGCTGGCCGACCTGCGGTCCCGCGCCGAGCTGGAACGGTCGCTCACCGAGGAACGCGCCGGCGACGCCTTCGCCCGCCTCGCCGAGTCGCTGCGCCGGTGCTGCGCGCCGCGACGTGCGCCTCGACCTCGGCACCCCCGGCGCCGAGGAGGGTGCCGACCGGGTCGTGCCGACCGAGGTCGCCTCCACCGCCGCCGCGGTCGTCCGTTCCACCGTGCACGCGATGCTGGACGAACAGCGCGGCGTGCACCGCGTCCACATCGGCTGGAAGGTCGTGGCCACGGTGCTGAAGGCGACCGTCCGCGACGACGGCCCCGGCACCCTGTCCTGCGGCGCCCTCGACGAACGCCGCGTCCCCGAGCGCCTCGGCCCGCTCGGCGGGACGGTGGAGGTGGACGCGGTCCCCGGCTGGGGCACGACGGTGACGGTCGAGGTGCCGCTCGGCCCACCCGAGACACCGCGCGAGGACCCGCTGACCGTGCTGGGCGCGCGGGAGCTGGAGGTGCTGGCTCAGCTCGCCCGCGGCCGGCGCAACCGCGACATCGCCGCGGAGCTGCACATCAGCGAGTCCACGGTGAAGTTCCACGTGGCGAACATCCTGGAGAAGCTGGGCGTCGGCTCACGGGGAGAGGCGGCCGCGCTGGCCCACGAATGGGGAGCCGCGCGGTAG
- a CDS encoding aldo/keto reductase, translating into MRYTKLAGMDVSEICLGMMSYGDPSLGTHPWSMPEEEARPFIKNALEAGVNFFDTANVYSAGSSEEFTGRALKDFARRDEIVLATKVNGRMQPGPNGAGLSRKAIFAEIDNSLRRLGTDYVDLYQIHRFDSSVPLEETLEALHDVVKSGKARYLGASSMFAWQFSKALYTQQLNGWTKFVSMQNHYNLLYREEEREMLPLCADQGIAVIPWSPLARGRLTRDWDATTARAETDEFGSTLYVESDREIVEQVAAVAAARGVSRAQVALAWLHCNPVVTAPIVGVTKPAHLDDAVASVEVELTDDEVRSLEQAYQPHRIAGHS; encoded by the coding sequence GTGCGCTACACCAAGCTCGCCGGCATGGACGTGTCGGAGATCTGTCTCGGCATGATGAGCTACGGCGATCCGTCGCTGGGCACGCATCCGTGGTCGATGCCGGAGGAGGAGGCCCGGCCGTTCATCAAGAACGCGCTCGAGGCCGGCGTGAACTTCTTCGACACCGCGAACGTCTACTCCGCCGGCTCGTCGGAGGAGTTCACCGGTCGCGCGTTGAAGGACTTCGCCCGCCGCGACGAGATCGTGCTCGCCACCAAGGTCAACGGCCGCATGCAGCCCGGCCCGAACGGTGCGGGCCTGTCCCGCAAGGCGATCTTCGCCGAGATCGACAACTCGCTGCGCCGGCTCGGCACCGACTACGTCGACCTCTACCAGATCCACCGCTTCGACTCCTCCGTGCCGCTGGAGGAGACGCTCGAAGCGCTGCACGACGTCGTGAAGTCCGGCAAGGCCCGCTACCTCGGCGCCTCGTCGATGTTCGCGTGGCAGTTCTCCAAGGCCTTGTACACGCAGCAGCTGAACGGCTGGACGAAGTTCGTCTCGATGCAGAACCACTACAACCTCCTCTACCGCGAGGAGGAGCGCGAGATGCTGCCGCTGTGCGCGGACCAAGGCATCGCGGTGATCCCGTGGAGCCCGCTGGCCCGCGGCCGGCTCACCCGCGACTGGGACGCCACGACCGCGCGGGCCGAGACCGACGAGTTCGGTTCGACCCTGTACGTCGAGTCGGACCGGGAGATCGTCGAGCAGGTGGCCGCGGTCGCCGCCGCCCGTGGTGTGTCACGGGCGCAGGTGGCGCTGGCGTGGCTGCACTGCAACCCGGTGGTGACGGCGCCGATCGTCGGCGTGACGAAGCCCGCGCACCTGGACGACGCGGTGGCGTCGGTGGAGGTGGAGCTCACCGACGACGAGGTCCGGTCGCTGGAGCAGGCCTACCAGCCGCACCGCATCGCCGGGCACAGCTGA
- a CDS encoding NADP-dependent oxidoreductase — protein MKAITYTEFGGPEVLRLQEVEEPHAGPGQVRLKVVAAAVNPLDHKIRNGWMPPMTPPFPVTPGLEAAGVVDEVGEGVTGVSVGDEVLGWTVTGAYAEYALAGEFAHKPEGLDWDTAAALPTAVETSVRVLEALEVRSGDTLLLHGAAGVVGAVAVQLAVAAGATVIGTASPANHDYLRSLGATPVAYGTGLADRVREVAPNGVDAVFDAAGQGDLPVSVELRGGTDRIITIADARAGELGVTFSGGGAPFGARLGEYARLAADGKLAVRIADTLPLADAAKAQELSASGHAAGKILLRP, from the coding sequence ATGAAGGCGATCACCTACACCGAGTTCGGCGGCCCCGAGGTCCTCCGCTTGCAGGAAGTCGAGGAGCCGCACGCCGGACCGGGACAGGTGCGGCTGAAGGTCGTGGCCGCGGCGGTCAACCCGCTGGACCACAAGATCCGCAACGGCTGGATGCCACCGATGACGCCACCGTTCCCGGTGACGCCCGGCCTGGAGGCGGCGGGGGTGGTCGACGAGGTCGGTGAGGGCGTCACCGGGGTGTCGGTGGGCGACGAGGTCCTCGGCTGGACCGTCACCGGCGCCTACGCGGAGTACGCGCTGGCCGGCGAGTTCGCGCACAAGCCGGAGGGCCTCGACTGGGACACGGCCGCCGCACTGCCCACGGCCGTCGAAACCTCGGTCCGCGTGCTCGAGGCCCTGGAGGTCAGGTCCGGCGACACGCTCCTGCTGCACGGCGCCGCGGGTGTGGTGGGCGCCGTCGCGGTCCAGCTCGCGGTGGCCGCCGGTGCCACGGTCATCGGCACCGCCTCGCCGGCCAACCACGACTACCTGCGCTCGCTCGGCGCCACCCCGGTCGCCTACGGCACCGGCCTCGCCGACCGGGTGCGCGAGGTGGCACCGAACGGCGTGGACGCGGTGTTCGACGCGGCCGGTCAGGGCGACCTGCCGGTGTCGGTGGAGCTGCGCGGCGGCACCGACCGGATCATCACCATCGCCGACGCGCGGGCAGGTGAGCTGGGCGTGACGTTCTCGGGCGGCGGGGCGCCGTTCGGTGCCCGGCTCGGTGAGTACGCGCGCCTCGCCGCTGACGGGAAGCTCGCGGTGCGGATCGCGGACACGCTGCCGCTGGCGGATGCGGCCAAGGCGCAGGAGCTGAGTGCGAGCGGGCACGCGGCGGGGAAGATCCTGCTGCGCCCGTAG
- a CDS encoding CGNR zinc finger domain-containing protein has protein sequence MLTPDEPRPVLLMNTIWASRSQVHDDLTTVAGLNEFLGFPAGEDDLRAFRTLRQALRDLAAVLTQDTRAVAQNRDLARAVQDLNLAARRATEWPQIVEEDGKLVRHNEGEGSPADRALASIAAEAVELLTGEQHVQLRACYAPGCVLYFVKDHPRREWCSPGCGNRVRAARHYRRNRAGD, from the coding sequence GTGTTGACCCCCGACGAGCCGCGTCCGGTGCTGCTCATGAACACGATCTGGGCGAGCCGGTCGCAGGTGCACGACGACCTGACGACCGTCGCTGGGCTGAACGAGTTCCTCGGCTTCCCGGCGGGGGAGGACGACCTGCGGGCGTTCCGCACGCTGCGCCAGGCCCTGCGCGACCTCGCCGCCGTGCTCACCCAGGACACGCGTGCGGTCGCCCAGAACCGCGATCTCGCCAGGGCGGTCCAGGACCTCAACCTCGCCGCCAGACGCGCGACCGAGTGGCCGCAGATCGTGGAAGAGGACGGAAAACTGGTGCGGCACAACGAAGGCGAGGGCTCGCCGGCGGACCGCGCGCTGGCCTCGATCGCCGCCGAGGCGGTCGAGCTCCTCACCGGCGAGCAGCACGTGCAGCTGCGAGCCTGTTACGCGCCAGGCTGTGTGCTCTACTTCGTGAAGGACCACCCGCGGCGGGAGTGGTGTTCACCGGGCTGCGGCAACCGGGTCCGCGCCGCACGACACTACCGGCGCAACCGGGCTGGCGACTGA